In Phyllostomus discolor isolate MPI-MPIP mPhyDis1 chromosome 2, mPhyDis1.pri.v3, whole genome shotgun sequence, the following are encoded in one genomic region:
- the LOC114515271 gene encoding uncharacterized protein LOC114515271 isoform X1 — protein sequence MNSKPQEEIILDVATWEKTFQELIQEVKPRARWTLKLDGTLQPDCVAQGWKQYQQRAFGRFSCSSCKRNWASAQVQILCHMHLEPRKSQGQVLMRLFGQRCQKCSRSRFEKPKFSSDSTMRILNNLVRRIRERYYGDGVKKYSEIPVIPELPLDGSHDMANCEACVLGFCVQSSQNCMTKPSKSPLPYMEIGSSLPHTGDICEQKQARNQSAGAKEAQGSGCSFEHKMSGPSHATARTQVPGAGPQSKWEVGRQLTPGADRQAARGIGSQPMQAAGSLPQGWTDLQPTRAVGPLPSVRADSKSTLGTGQQIPQRTYSQALRRSGQQSKQETGSQATPGAGLQATKGTDPQPTRRTSSCRDQSAGAKEAQGSGRSFEHKMPGPSHATAGTQMPGAVPQSKQEIGRQPTPGADRQAACGTGSQPIQAAGSLSPGWTDLQPTRAVDPLPSVGAATHGCGSFRRTPATWGSQDRYSHRAPAPDSSSRSFTSTMPRTSRGQDNLLKWGCIICVAALCALVLGR from the exons ATGAACTCCAAACCTCAAGAGGAAATAATTTTGGATGTTGCGACCTGGGAAAAGACATTTCAAGAACTGATCCAGGAGGTAAAACCCCGGGCCAGATGGACCCTGAAGTTGGATGGGACTCTTCAGCCAGACTGTGTGGCCCAAGGGTGGAAACAATACCAGCAAAGAGCATTTGGCAG GTTCTCGTGTTCCTCATGCAAGCGAAACTGGGCTTCTGCCCAAGTGCAGATCCTGTGTCACATGCACCTGGAGCCCCGGAAGTCCCAGGGTCAGGTGCTTATGCGGCTCTTTGGTCAGAGGTGCCAGAAGTGTTCCCGGTCTCGATTTGAGAAGCCCAAGTTCTCTTCGGATAGCACCATGAGGATTTTGAACAACCTGGTGCGGCGTATTCGGGAGAGATACTACGGAGACGGTGTCAAGAAGTATTCAGAGATACCAGTGATCCCAGAGTTGCCTTTGGATGGGTCCCATGACATGGCCAATTGTGAGGCATGTGTTTTGGGCTTCTGTGTTCAGAGCTCACAAAACTGCATGACAAAACCATCCAAATCCCCTCTCCCCTACATGGAGATTGGGAGCTCTCTGCCTCACACTGGTGACATTTGTGAACAAAAACAAGCTAGGAACCAGTCAGCTGGAGCAAAGGAAGCTCAAGGGAGTGGGTGTTCCTTTGAGCATAAGATGTCAGGGCCCAGCCATGCCACTGCTAGAACCCAAGTGCCTGGGGCAGGCCCTCAGTCCAAATGGGAGGTAGGCCGACAACTCACACCAGGGGCAGACCGGCAGGCTGCACGTGGAATAGGGTCTCAGCCCATGCAAGCAGCAGGATCACTTCCCCAAGGATGGACAGACCTACAGCCCACACGGGCAGTAGGCCCATTACCTTCAGTGAGGGCAGATTCAAAATCCACCCTGGGGACAGGACAACAGATCCCTCAGAGGACATACTCTCAGGCTCTAAGGAGGTCTGGCCAGCAGTCAAAACAGGAGACAGGTTCACAAGCCACACCAGGAGCAGGTCTTCAGGCTACAAAGGGGACAGACCCACAGCCCACACGGAGAACAAGTAGCTGTAGGGACCAGTCAGCTGGAGCAAAGGAAGCTCAGGGGAGTGGGCGTTCCTTTGAGCATAAGATGCCAGGGCCCAGCCATGCCACTGCTGGAACCCAAATGCCTGGGGCAGTCCCTCAGTCCAAACAGGAGATAGGCCGACAGCCCACACCAGGGGCAGACCGGCAGGCTGCATGTGGAACAGGGTCTCAGCCCATCCAAGCAGCAGGATCACTTTCCCCAGGGTGGACAGACCTACAACCCACACGGGCAGTAGACCCATTACCTTCAGTGGGGGCAgctacacatggatgtgggagtTTCAGGAGAACTCCAGCCACCTGGGGAAGCCAGGACAGGTATTCACACAGAGCACCTGCTCCAGACAGCTCTTCCAGGTCCTTTACCTCGACGATGCCACGTACCTCCCGTGGCCAGGATAACTTACTCAAGTGGGGCTGTATCATCTGTGTTGCTGCTCTTTGTGCCTTGGTTCTAGGCAGATAA
- the LOC114515271 gene encoding uncharacterized protein LOC114515271 isoform X2: MHLEPRKSQGQVLMRLFGQRCQKCSRSRFEKPKFSSDSTMRILNNLVRRIRERYYGDGVKKYSEIPVIPELPLDGSHDMANCEACVLGFCVQSSQNCMTKPSKSPLPYMEIGSSLPHTGDICEQKQARNQSAGAKEAQGSGCSFEHKMSGPSHATARTQVPGAGPQSKWEVGRQLTPGADRQAARGIGSQPMQAAGSLPQGWTDLQPTRAVGPLPSVRADSKSTLGTGQQIPQRTYSQALRRSGQQSKQETGSQATPGAGLQATKGTDPQPTRRTSSCRDQSAGAKEAQGSGRSFEHKMPGPSHATAGTQMPGAVPQSKQEIGRQPTPGADRQAACGTGSQPIQAAGSLSPGWTDLQPTRAVDPLPSVGAATHGCGSFRRTPATWGSQDRYSHRAPAPDSSSRSFTSTMPRTSRGQDNLLKWGCIICVAALCALVLGR, translated from the coding sequence ATGCACCTGGAGCCCCGGAAGTCCCAGGGTCAGGTGCTTATGCGGCTCTTTGGTCAGAGGTGCCAGAAGTGTTCCCGGTCTCGATTTGAGAAGCCCAAGTTCTCTTCGGATAGCACCATGAGGATTTTGAACAACCTGGTGCGGCGTATTCGGGAGAGATACTACGGAGACGGTGTCAAGAAGTATTCAGAGATACCAGTGATCCCAGAGTTGCCTTTGGATGGGTCCCATGACATGGCCAATTGTGAGGCATGTGTTTTGGGCTTCTGTGTTCAGAGCTCACAAAACTGCATGACAAAACCATCCAAATCCCCTCTCCCCTACATGGAGATTGGGAGCTCTCTGCCTCACACTGGTGACATTTGTGAACAAAAACAAGCTAGGAACCAGTCAGCTGGAGCAAAGGAAGCTCAAGGGAGTGGGTGTTCCTTTGAGCATAAGATGTCAGGGCCCAGCCATGCCACTGCTAGAACCCAAGTGCCTGGGGCAGGCCCTCAGTCCAAATGGGAGGTAGGCCGACAACTCACACCAGGGGCAGACCGGCAGGCTGCACGTGGAATAGGGTCTCAGCCCATGCAAGCAGCAGGATCACTTCCCCAAGGATGGACAGACCTACAGCCCACACGGGCAGTAGGCCCATTACCTTCAGTGAGGGCAGATTCAAAATCCACCCTGGGGACAGGACAACAGATCCCTCAGAGGACATACTCTCAGGCTCTAAGGAGGTCTGGCCAGCAGTCAAAACAGGAGACAGGTTCACAAGCCACACCAGGAGCAGGTCTTCAGGCTACAAAGGGGACAGACCCACAGCCCACACGGAGAACAAGTAGCTGTAGGGACCAGTCAGCTGGAGCAAAGGAAGCTCAGGGGAGTGGGCGTTCCTTTGAGCATAAGATGCCAGGGCCCAGCCATGCCACTGCTGGAACCCAAATGCCTGGGGCAGTCCCTCAGTCCAAACAGGAGATAGGCCGACAGCCCACACCAGGGGCAGACCGGCAGGCTGCATGTGGAACAGGGTCTCAGCCCATCCAAGCAGCAGGATCACTTTCCCCAGGGTGGACAGACCTACAACCCACACGGGCAGTAGACCCATTACCTTCAGTGGGGGCAgctacacatggatgtgggagtTTCAGGAGAACTCCAGCCACCTGGGGAAGCCAGGACAGGTATTCACACAGAGCACCTGCTCCAGACAGCTCTTCCAGGTCCTTTACCTCGACGATGCCACGTACCTCCCGTGGCCAGGATAACTTACTCAAGTGGGGCTGTATCATCTGTGTTGCTGCTCTTTGTGCCTTGGTTCTAGGCAGATAA